From Bradyrhizobium sp. 4:
GGCGAGGTCGACCAGGTCGATATCCCCGGCGTCGAGGGTGACTTCGGCGTGCTGGCGGGACATGCGCCGGTCGTGGCCGCGATCCGACCCGGCATTCTCACCGTAACCAGCGGCGGCAAGCACGAGAAGATCATCGTGCTCGGCGGTATCGCCGAAGTTTCCGACAAGGGCCTGACGGTGCTCGCCGACGTCGCGACCTCGCTGGCCGAGCTCGACCGCGCCCAGTTCGCCGCGACCGTCTCGGAGATGGAAGAGGGATTGAAGGAGCACGAAGGCAACGAGCTCGATCAAGCCATCGCGCGGCTCGACCACTTCAAGAGCATCCAGCAGCAGCTCAACAGCACGGCGATGCACTAAGCCCCGGTGCACTGCGCCGGGGCTCAAGCTACAAATTCCTGAATAAGTTCAGCGCTCGTCACGGAAGTGGCGGGCGCTGAAACTTTGTTGCACCGCGCCGCCGATAGCGCCATTCTGCGCCCGCGAACTTTGTTCCGGGGGCCGGCCGCAGATGAAACGCAAGATCGCAGCGATTTTCGCAGCCGATATTGCCGGCTATTCACGACTGGTCGCGGAAGACGAAGAGGAGACGCTGCGGCGTCTCGCCTCCTATCGCGAGGTCGTCGACGATTTCATTGCCAGGGCGGGCGGACGCATCTTCAACACCGCGGGCGACGCCGTGCTCGCGGAATTTCCGAGCGCAGTCGATGCGGTGCGCTGCGCGATCGATATCCAGGAATCCCTGCGAACCCGCAACATGGCCTATCCGCCAAGCCGGCAGATGTCGTTCCGCATCGGCATCACCATCGGCGACGTGGTCGAGCGCGACGGCGATCTGCTCGGTGACGGTGTCAATATCGCCGCTCGGCTCGAGGGCCTCGCCGAGGTCGGCGGCATCTGCGTTTCCCGCGCCGTCCACGAGCAGGTCGCCAACAAGCTGTCGGTGCAGTTCGCCGATATCGGCGCGCAGGAGGTCAAGAACATCCCGACGCCGGTGCACGCCTACATGGTGGCGATGCGGCGCGGAGACGGCAGCTACGCGACGCCGCAGATCAAGAAGGTGACAAAGGCCGAGCCCGCGCCGAACTGGATGTGGCCGCTGGTGGTCGGTGTCGTCTCCATCGTCGCCATCGGCGTCGGCGGCTTCCTCTATTTCACCAAGCTCGAGACCACGAGGGCGCCGGCGATCGCAGCGACCGTGCCAAGCCCCGTATCGAGCCCTGCGCCCAGCGTGGCTGCATCAACAGCGCCAAGCCCATCAGCCACCACGGCGGTGAAAGCGCCGATGCCCATCCCGGCACCATCGGCTTCGCCGATGGCCGGCAAGTTTCCCGCCGACAGCGTCCCCTTCATCAACGAGCGCATCCGCAACTACCTGGCGGGCGACTATTCCGCTGCCGGCGACTACAAGGCGTTCGCGCTCAATGTCGGCGGCTTCACCGGCGCGTCGTTGAATCAGCCGAACGAGGAAGCTGCGCGCAACGCCGCACTCGATCAGTGTCAGAAGCGCGCCGATGCCGCGCAGTCGCCGCGGCGCTGCGAGCTCTATGCGGTCGGCAACACTATCGTCTACACGCACGGCAAGCCGCCGATGCCGCTGCAACCGTTCGTCCGGCATGATGCCGTGACCGAACGCGCCTTCGCCTCGAAAGACTTTCCGATGGTGCGTGATCCCGCCAAGGTCCGGCTCGAGAACATGTACGTGCCCGCGGCAAAATCCCGCGCGGTCGCGCTCGGCCCGGGCGGTCAATATTTCATGGTGATGGGCGCATCATCCGCCGAGGATGCCGCGCGGCGTTCGCTGGAATCGTGCGGCGCGATCGCCGGCGTCGCCTGCCTGGTCGTTGCGGTTGACGAGAATTTCGTCGTGCCGATCCCGACCCTGCTCCGGATCACCGGCTTCTTCCACGCGGCGTCCAACGCCTCGATTGTCGCCGATGCGCGCGACGAGGTGGTGCGCAAGCTCGCCGATGGCATGGGCTGGAACGCCGTCGCGGTCGGCACCGCGGGCCGGCCGGGCCTCGGTGTGAGGGCCGCCGACGAGCAGTCCGCCGTCAATTCCGCACTCGCCGACTGCGCCAAGCGCGACAGCGATTGCCACGTCATCGCGATCGGCCCGTTCACGGTGGGCCCGATCAACTAGGCTCGCGCAATTTCCGGGCAAAGTTCTCTAATGATTTCAACCCCGTTCTACTGTGCATGGGGTTGTTTTCGCGTTTTCAGTTTGCGAACCGCGCAAACTGCTGCGCCACTGCGCTGTAGACGTGGCGGCGGAACGGCACCACGACATCGGGGACGCGGTCGAGCCGCTCCCAGCGCCAGGCGTCGAACTCGGCGGGCTGCCCGTTGCGCGGCGTCAGCGGATCGATCTCGTCATCCTTGCCGGTGAAGCGCAGCGCGAACCACTTCTGGCGCTGGCCGCGGAATTTCGCCAGCCGATGCGTCTGCGGCCCGTCATAGGGCGGGAATTCGTAAGTCAGCCAGTCGGTCTCGCCGAGATAGGTTGCGCTCTTGACGCTGGTCTCTTCCCAGAGCTCGCGCAGCGCGGCGTCGCGCAAATCCTCGCCCTCGTCGACGCCGCCCTGCGGCATCTGCCAGTCCAAGCCCGGCAGGATGATCTCGGGGCCGTCGCCCTTGAAGCGGTGCCCGATCAGCACGCGGCCATCGGCGTTGAACAGCGCGATTCCGACATTGGGACGGTAAGGTTTTTCAGTGGTCACGCGTGGATCTCTCGTCGTCATTTCAGGCGATGCATTAGCATCAAGCTGGAATGGCGACTTGAACTTAATCCTGCGCCAACGGGGAAAATTCCTTCACCACGCGCTCGTAGACCGGGCGCTTGAACGGGACGATCAGCCCAGTCAGGTTCCTCATCGGCTCCCAGCGCCAGCTCACGAACTCGGCCTTGTGGCCGCCGCCGGGCTTTTCGACGTTGATCTCGCTGTCCTTGCCGGTGAAGCGGACCGCGAACCATTTCTGGCGCTGGCCGCGGTAGCGGCCCTTCCAGGTGCGCCCGGCGACCGTGCGGGGAATGTCGTAAGTGAGCCAGTCCGGAACCTCGCCGAGCCGCTCGACCGAACGCACGCTGGTCTCCTCATAGAGCTCGCGCTTGGCGGCCTCCCAATTGTCCTCGCCGGGATCGACGCCGCCCTGCGGCATCTGCCAGACATGGGTGTCGTCGACATGCTCGATGCCGCCGGCACGCCGGCCGATGAACACCAGTCCGTCCTTGTTGAGCAACATCACGCCGACGCAGGTCCGGTAGGGCAGATCCTCGTAACGCGCCATTCCGCCAGACCTCTCGCATGCTGTCGGTAAGGCTGAAGCAGGCCCCGCGGGTCTGTGCCGTACCAATCCGTTGATTTAGCTGGATTTTGATTTCAGCATCGCGGTTGTCAATGGCACCAAAAGGATACCTCGGTCGCCCAATGTCTTGGTCCAGGCGCCAATGCGCTCGATCGAGACCGGGAGGGCGGAGGCGGTGCCCACGGCCACGCCGCGCTCGCGCGCCGCCGCTTCGAGCTTGGTTAGGGCGCGGTCGATCTCGGCCGGGGTCGGCACCGCGTCGATCGCGATATCGCCCTTGCCGAACGGCATCGCCAGGCTGCCGGCGGCCTGGGGCGCGATGCTGCGCGGCGAGGAGCCGTCGTCGAAGAAGCCGAGGCCGCGCTTGGCCGCCTCGCGGATGATCGGCTGCATCGCCGGCTCCGTTGCGATGAAGCGGGCGCCCATGAAATTGGTGAGGCCGGCATAGCCCTGCATCCGGCTCAGATGCCAGTACAGCCGGTCCATGTTCTGGTCCGCACTGAGCGACGTCAGCAGCGTCTGCGGCCCCGGATCGTTGTCGGGGAAGTCATAGGGCTCCATCGGGATCTGGAGGAAGATCTCGTGGCGCTGGGCGCGGGCGCGCTCGGCGAGTTTTCCTGGATCGGACCCATAAGGCGTGAAGGCCAGCGTCACCGCCGCTGGCAGCCGCATGATGGCATCGGTGGTCTTGGCGGCGCCGACGCCGAGGCCGCCGATCAGGATCGCGACCACCGGCATCTTGGCGGCCTTGGCGCGGTCGGCATCCGCCGCATAGACGTTGAACGGCTTGAGGTCGCCGGAAATCGCGGGGATCATGCCGTAGCGCGATTTCTCGAGAAGTTTTGGGTCGATCCCGGCCATGACGGGCGGCGGTGCGGAGGCCGAGGCCGCCTCGCTCTTGCCGGCGGGATCGCCGCCGATCACCACGTCGTGGCGCGTGCCGGTGGAACCGTCGATCATGGTGACGGTCTTCTGCTCGCCCGCCTGCTTCGGCGCCTCCTTGGTCTCGTGCTTCGTCTCCTGCTTGCTGTCCTGACCGTGGCCGGAAGCGGCCGGCTTGTCATCACCCGCCTTGTCTGCGGCATTGGGCTCGCGGATCGCGAGCCGCGTCATCGGCTCGCCGCCGAGCGGATCCTTGTTGAAGATGGCGAAGCCGGCAAAGCTGACCAGGAACAGGCCGAGCAGGACAGCGAGCAGCTGCATGGCCGTGAACGGCAGCCGCAGCCGGCGTTTCCGGCGCGGCTTGTCCCGTCCGAGCGGGGCGCTCAGATCATCGGCCGTTTCAGTCATGCGCGATCCCGAATCACTCGAGACGACGATACCACGCCGAGGTCAAGCGGCGGCAGGCCGGGATAGGCCGGGGATAGCAGGAGTTCCAAGCAAAAAGGGCGGCTCCGGGAGCCGCCCTTTTTCGTCAGATCGCGATGCGCCGACCTAGTTCGCCGCTTTGGGCTTGTCGGTCGTGGCCTTGTCGCCGCCCGGGGTGGGCGCCGCGGAGGCGCTGTTCTTGATGCCGTGGAGCAGATCGTCGGCGAGCTTGAGCGCCTTGTCGTCCTTGGCGTCCGGCGGAACGTAGGACTGCGAGCCGGTCTTCTCGTCGCCGTCGTTCTTGAGATGGCCGCGCAGCGAAGCTTCGCCCTTGGTGTCGGTGCGCGACTTCAGCTCGTCCGGCACGTCCTGCAGCACTTCGATGTCGGGCACGATGCCCTTGGCCTGGATCGACTTGCCCGACGGCGTGTAGTAGCGCGCCGTGGTCAGACGCAGCGCGCCGTTGCCGCTTCCGAGCGGAATGATGGTCTGCACCGAGCCCTTGCCGAACGAGCGCGTGCCGACGATGGTCGCGCGCTTGTGGTCCTGCAGCGCGCCGGCGACGATCTCCGATGCCGAAGCCGAGCCGCCATTGACCAGCACGATGACGGGCTTGCCCTTGGTGAGGTCGCCCGTATGCGCGGTACGGCGCTGGGTCTCCTCGGCATTGCGGCCGCGGGTCGAGACGATCTCGCCCTTCTCCAGGAAGGAGTCGGAGACGGTGACCGCTTCCTCGAGCAGGCCGCCCGGGTTGTTGCGGAGGTCGATGACATAGCCCTTCAGCTTGTCGCCGATCTGATTCGAGAGGTTGGCGACCTCGCGCTTCAGGCCTTCGGTGGTCTGCTCGTTGAAGGTGGTGATGCGGATATAGGCGATGTCGTCGGCCTCGACGCGGGCGCGCACCGAGCGGACGCGGATGTTGTCGCGCACCAGCGTGACGTCGATCGGATTGTCCTGGCCCTTGCGGATGATCTTGAGCTTGATCTTGGTGTTGACGGGGCCGCGCATCTTCTCGACCGCCTGGTTCAAGGTCAGGCCCTGCACCGCCTCGTCGTCGAGATTGGTGATGATGTCGTTGGCCATGACGCCGGCGCGCGAGGCCGGGGTGTCGTCGATCGGCGAGACCACCTTGATCAGGCCGTCTTCCATCGTGACTTCGATGCCGAGGCCGCCGAACTCACCGCGGGTTTGCACCTGCATGTCGCGGAAGCTCTTGGCGTCCATGTAGCTCGAATGCGGATCGAGACCAGTGAGCATGCCACTGATCGCGGATTCGATCAG
This genomic window contains:
- a CDS encoding S41 family peptidase, translating into MMRKTSVILLSAATGAALTLFVTQPRAVFMGSSARAATADTYRQLNLFGDVFERVRSDYVEKPDDTKLIESAISGMLTGLDPHSSYMDAKSFRDMQVQTRGEFGGLGIEVTMEDGLIKVVSPIDDTPASRAGVMANDIITNLDDEAVQGLTLNQAVEKMRGPVNTKIKLKIIRKGQDNPIDVTLVRDNIRVRSVRARVEADDIAYIRITTFNEQTTEGLKREVANLSNQIGDKLKGYVIDLRNNPGGLLEEAVTVSDSFLEKGEIVSTRGRNAEETQRRTAHTGDLTKGKPVIVLVNGGSASASEIVAGALQDHKRATIVGTRSFGKGSVQTIIPLGSGNGALRLTTARYYTPSGKSIQAKGIVPDIEVLQDVPDELKSRTDTKGEASLRGHLKNDGDEKTGSQSYVPPDAKDDKALKLADDLLHGIKNSASAAPTPGGDKATTDKPKAAN
- a CDS encoding adenylate/guanylate cyclase domain-containing protein, whose product is MKRKIAAIFAADIAGYSRLVAEDEEETLRRLASYREVVDDFIARAGGRIFNTAGDAVLAEFPSAVDAVRCAIDIQESLRTRNMAYPPSRQMSFRIGITIGDVVERDGDLLGDGVNIAARLEGLAEVGGICVSRAVHEQVANKLSVQFADIGAQEVKNIPTPVHAYMVAMRRGDGSYATPQIKKVTKAEPAPNWMWPLVVGVVSIVAIGVGGFLYFTKLETTRAPAIAATVPSPVSSPAPSVAASTAPSPSATTAVKAPMPIPAPSASPMAGKFPADSVPFINERIRNYLAGDYSAAGDYKAFALNVGGFTGASLNQPNEEAARNAALDQCQKRADAAQSPRRCELYAVGNTIVYTHGKPPMPLQPFVRHDAVTERAFASKDFPMVRDPAKVRLENMYVPAAKSRAVALGPGGQYFMVMGASSAEDAARRSLESCGAIAGVACLVVAVDENFVVPIPTLLRITGFFHAASNASIVADARDEVVRKLADGMGWNAVAVGTAGRPGLGVRAADEQSAVNSALADCAKRDSDCHVIAIGPFTVGPIN
- a CDS encoding RNA pyrophosphohydrolase is translated as MTTEKPYRPNVGIALFNADGRVLIGHRFKGDGPEIILPGLDWQMPQGGVDEGEDLRDAALRELWEETSVKSATYLGETDWLTYEFPPYDGPQTHRLAKFRGQRQKWFALRFTGKDDEIDPLTPRNGQPAEFDAWRWERLDRVPDVVVPFRRHVYSAVAQQFARFAN
- a CDS encoding F0F1 ATP synthase subunit epsilon; this encodes MATFHFDLVSPEKLAFSGEVDQVDIPGVEGDFGVLAGHAPVVAAIRPGILTVTSGGKHEKIIVLGGIAEVSDKGLTVLADVATSLAELDRAQFAATVSEMEEGLKEHEGNELDQAIARLDHFKSIQQQLNSTAMH
- a CDS encoding divergent polysaccharide deacetylase family protein, producing the protein MTETADDLSAPLGRDKPRRKRRLRLPFTAMQLLAVLLGLFLVSFAGFAIFNKDPLGGEPMTRLAIREPNAADKAGDDKPAASGHGQDSKQETKHETKEAPKQAGEQKTVTMIDGSTGTRHDVVIGGDPAGKSEAASASAPPPVMAGIDPKLLEKSRYGMIPAISGDLKPFNVYAADADRAKAAKMPVVAILIGGLGVGAAKTTDAIMRLPAAVTLAFTPYGSDPGKLAERARAQRHEIFLQIPMEPYDFPDNDPGPQTLLTSLSADQNMDRLYWHLSRMQGYAGLTNFMGARFIATEPAMQPIIREAAKRGLGFFDDGSSPRSIAPQAAGSLAMPFGKGDIAIDAVPTPAEIDRALTKLEAAARERGVAVGTASALPVSIERIGAWTKTLGDRGILLVPLTTAMLKSKSS
- a CDS encoding RNA pyrophosphohydrolase; translation: MARYEDLPYRTCVGVMLLNKDGLVFIGRRAGGIEHVDDTHVWQMPQGGVDPGEDNWEAAKRELYEETSVRSVERLGEVPDWLTYDIPRTVAGRTWKGRYRGQRQKWFAVRFTGKDSEINVEKPGGGHKAEFVSWRWEPMRNLTGLIVPFKRPVYERVVKEFSPLAQD